Proteins encoded in a region of the Triticum dicoccoides isolate Atlit2015 ecotype Zavitan chromosome 3A, WEW_v2.0, whole genome shotgun sequence genome:
- the LOC119266601 gene encoding wall-associated receptor kinase 2-like, producing the protein MPSHRSAAASLLAVWLCLGVALLGVGAAPPAPPRPSSRCQRECGGVDIPYPFGIVGPGPESPDPDNCAMPGFGLTCNETGVNGGRTPFYYDLEVVDVSLQQGQARMKMSISTYCYNNATQGMDPVPWGLDLTGTPYRFADTNKFTVIGCQTLAYILGEHAGDYTSGCVAMCRGESDGDVRSALSNGSCSGIGCCQTAIPRGLDYYRVSFDSGFNTAEIHDVSPCSYAVLMDVSNFTFQTTYATLPGFNTTYGGVAPLVVDWVVGNQTCDAARKNSSSYACVSDHSECLDSLNGPAYICNCSKGFQGNPYLQDPEHGCKDINECTDLEKYPCNVPGTCQNFLGGFHCHCPKHTKGDAQNGTCEANHTFGLGEKLGIGAFGVVLVGLVCILAVEIIRHKRSIKRQALIRQSDEYFQQHGGQILSEMMGVERNIGFTVYARGAIEAATNGFDKENIIGEGGQGTVYKAVLDVEGKDTLVAVKRCKEVDESKRKDFVQELVILGRVDHPNIVKLLGCCLQFEVPILVYEYVQNKTLLELLHSQLTSCRAMLGTRLRIAAQAARALAYLHSLAHPILHGDVKPANILLGDGWVAKVSDFGCSTIDEKTQVVARGTPGYVDPEYLLEYQLTDKNDVYSFGVLLLELLTGKKPLSKQRKSLAAIVQESMGDGTLHQLFDQEIVNDASIGVAVQAVELATRCLVMPGNRRPAMRCIAEELQQLADQVQQPLVSECHSLTIKDMESSMSSESDTTRVFSLEKKVALSIEFAR; encoded by the exons ATGCCGTCCCACAGATCAGCAGCTGCTTCTCTACTGGCAGTATGGCTCTGCCTCGGCGTAGCACTGCTTGGAGTTGGAGCAGCACCGCCGGCACCGCCTAGGCCTAGCAGCAGGTGCCAGAGAGAATGCGGCGGCGTAGACATCCCTTACCCGTTCGGCATCGTCGGGCCCGGGCCCGAATCGCCCGATCCCGACAACTGTGCCATGCCTGGCTTCGGCCTGACCTGCAACGAGACCGGGGTTAATGGTGGCCGCACGCCATTTTATTATGACCTGGAGGTCGTCGACGTCTCGCTGCAACAGGGTCAGGCCCGGATGAAGATGAGCATCTCCACCTACTGCTACAACAACGCCACCCAGGGCATGGACCCCGTCCCGTGGGGGCTCGACCTCACGGGCACGCCCTACAGGTTCGCCgacaccaacaagttcaccgtcatcgGCTGCCAAACGCTGGCGTACATCCTGGGCGAGCACGCCGGAGATTACACGAGTGGGTGCGTGGCCATGTGCCGAGGAGAAAGCGACGGCGATGTGAGGTCGGCCCTCAGCAACGGCTCCTGCTCCGGGATAGGGTGCTGCCAGACCGCCATTCCCAGGGGGCTGGACTACTATCGAGTGTCATTCGACTCCGGCTTCAACACCGCGGAGATCCACGACGTCAGCCCCTGCAGCTACGCCGTGCTCATGGACGTGTCCAACTTCACCTTCCAAACGACCTACGCGACCTTGCCGGGGTTCAACACCACCTACGGCGGAGTGGCGCCGCTGGTGGTGGACTGGGTTGTCGGAAACCAGACGTGCGACGCGGCGCGCAAGAATTCCTCGTCCTACGCCTGCGTCAGTGACCACAGCGAGTGCTTGGACTCGCTCAATGGACCAGCCTACATCTGCAACTGCTCCAAGGGCTTCCAAGGCAATCCTTACCTGCAAGATCCGGAGCACGGATGCAAAG ATATTAACGAGTGCACGGACCTGGAGAAATACCCTTGCAATGTGCCTGGGACTTGCCAAAATTTTCTTGGCGGATTCCACTGTCATTGTCCCAAGCATACCAAAGGCGACGCCCAAAATGGGACGTGCGAGGCAAACCACACATTTGGTCTTGGAGAAAAACTCGGTATTG GAGCCTTTGGCGTCGTTTTGGTTGGCCTGGTTTGTATCCTCGCAGTAGAAATCATCCGTCACAAAAGGAGTATCAAAAGACAAGCTCTGATTAGACAGAGTGACGAATACTTTCAACAGCACGGAGGCCAGATACTGTCAGAAATGATGGGGGTAGAGCGTAACATCGGGTTCACCGTCTATGCCAGAGGAGCGATCGAGGCGGCAACAAACGGGTTCGACAAGGAGAACATCATCGGGGAAGGAGGGCAGGGGACCGTGTACAAGGCGGTCCTCGACGTCGAAGGCAAGGACACACTTGTGGCAGTAAAAAGATGCAAGGAGGTGGACGAGAGCAAGAGGAAGGACTTCGTGCAGGAGTTGGTGATACTCGGCCGCGTCGACCATCCCAACATCGTCAAGCTCCTCGGTTGCTGCCTGCAGTTCGAGGTGCCTATCTTGGTCTACGAGTACGTGCAGAACAAAACCCTGCTGGAGCTACTGCACAGCCAGCTGACCTCGTGCCGCGCCATGCTGGGGACCCGTCTGAGGATCGCCGCGCAGGCCGCTAGAGCGCTGGCGTACCTGCACTCGCTGGCGCACCCGATACTCCACGGCGACGTGAAGCCCGCCAACATCCTGCTCGGTGACGGCTGGGTCGCCAAGGTGTCTGACTTTggctgctccaccatcgatgagaaaACCCAGGTGGTGGCCAGAGGCACACCAGGCTATGTTGACCCAGAGTACCTGCTTGAGTACCAGCTCACGGACAAGAACGACGTCTACAGCTTTGGTGTCCTCCTCCTGGAGCTCCTAACCGGGAAGAAGCCATTGTCTAAACAACGGAAGAGCCTCGCGGCCATAGTCCAGGAGTCTATGGGGGATGGCACGCTCCATCAACTCTTTGACCAGGAAATAGTCAATGATGCTAGCATCGGAGTGGCCGTTCAGGCTGTGGAGCTGGCAACTCGATGCTTAGTTATGCCGGGGAATAGGAGGCCGGCGATGAGGTGCATTGCTGAGGAGCTCCAACAATTGGCAGACCAAGTGCAGCAGCCGTTGGTTTCGGAGTGTCATAGCCTCACTATCAAAGATATGGAGAGCTCCATGTCATCTGAGAGTGACACCACCAGGGTTTTCAGCCTTGAGAAGAAAGTCGCGTTGAGCATAGAATTCGCTAGATGA